One window of the Salvia splendens isolate huo1 chromosome 1, SspV2, whole genome shotgun sequence genome contains the following:
- the LOC121755446 gene encoding uncharacterized protein LOC121755446, which produces MDNPNSHIGETCGKRKRGEIQETGKIDSGGCDGDIAKIDSVGCGGKIAKADSGVCGGELAKIDSGGVSDEKETREVKEFKDKYGLLERYKGKMAFEYDDYDPARKDENYDSDEAEPVIYMGEPGVEIESKEIKNDDEIKEIEKDPYDRETVLKYISQVRNSFGFDVDVRVPSWLMHYLSFIPIDLSYTNDHDRMYMAAKFAIGEINVDMKSKTFELVDVAKAVVVYAPRSLLFLTIDVKKVKEEEAACIQAIVYRPKPNTFKLHQWKVKPDASP; this is translated from the exons ATGGATAACCCTAATTCACACATCGGAGAAACATGCGGTAAACGGAAAAGAGGAGAGATTCAGGAAACAGGGAAAATCGATTCCGGTGGCTGTGATGGCGATATTGCGAAAATCGATTCCGTTGGATGTGGTGGGAAGATTGCGAAAGCCGATTCCGGTGTCTGTGGTGGCGAGTTAGCGAAAATTGATTCCGGTGGTGTTTCAGATGAAAAGGAAACGAGAGAGGTAaaggaattcaaagataaataCGGTTTACTTGAGCGATACAAAGGAAAGATGGCATTCGAATATGACGATTACGATCCTGCGCGGAAAGATGAAAATTACGATAGTGACGAAGCTGAACCTGTAATTTATATGGGGGAGCCAGGGGTGGAGATCGAAAGTAAGGAGATTAAAAATGATGATGAGATAAAGGAGATTGAAAAAGATCCTTACGACCGTGAAACCGTTCTCAAATACATCAGTCAAGTCCGCAATAGCTTT GGTTTTGATGTGGATGTGCGCGTTCCTTCTTGGCTGATGCATTATCTGAGCTTCATCCCCATTGACTTGTCTTACACCAACGATCATGATCGTATGTATATGGCAGCAAAGTTTGCGATTGGTGAAATCAATGTTGACATG AAAAGCAAAACTTTCGAGCTTGTGGATGTTGCTAAGGCTGTCGTCGTGTACGCCCCACGCTCTCTATTGTTTTTGACTATTGATGTAAAAAAAgtcaaagaagaagaagctgcTTGCATCCAAGCAATTGTCTATCGACCCAAACCTAACACTTTCAAACTCCATCAGTGGAAGGTTAAACCAGACGCCAGTCCTTGA